The Mustela erminea isolate mMusErm1 chromosome 6, mMusErm1.Pri, whole genome shotgun sequence genome includes a region encoding these proteins:
- the CPSF6 gene encoding cleavage and polyadenylation specificity factor subunit 6 isoform X1 yields MADGVDHIDIYADVGEEFNQEAEYGGHDQIDLYDDVISPSANNGDAPEDRDYMDTLPPTVGDDVGKGAAPNVVYTYTGKRIALYIGNLTWWTTDEDLTEAVHSLGVNDILEIKFFENRANGQSKGFALVGVGSEASSKKLMDLLPKRELHGQNPVVTPCNKQFLSQFEMQSRKTTQSGQMSGEGKAGPPGGSSRAAFPQGGRGRGRFPGAVPGGDRFPGPAGPGGPPPPFPGNLIKHLVKGTRPLFLETRIPWHMGHSIEEIPIFGLKAGQTPPRPPLGPPGPPGPPGPPPPGQVLPPPLAGPPNRGDRPPPPVLFPGQPFGQPPLGPLPPGPPPPVPGYGPPPGPPPPQQGPPPPPGPFPPRPPGPLGPPLTLAPPPHLPGPPPGAPPPAPHVNPAFFPPPTNSGMPTSDSRGPPPTDPYGRPPPYDRGDYGPPGREMDTARTPLSEAEFEEIMNRNRAISSSAISRAVSDASAGDYGSAIETLVTAISLIKQSKVSADDRCKVLISSLQDCLHGIESKSYGSGSRRRERSRERDHSRSREKSRRHKSRSRDRHDDYYRERSRERERHRDRDRDRDRERDREREYRHR; encoded by the exons GAGGCTGAATATGGTGGGCATGATCAGATAGATTTGTATGATGATGTCATCTCTCCATCTGCAAATAATGGAGATGCCCCAGAAGACCGTGATTACATGGATACTCTCCCACCAActgttggtgatgatgtgggTAAAGGAGCAGCACCAAATGTTGTCTATACATATACTGGAAAGAGAATTGCATTGTATATTGGAAACCTAACATGG TGGACAACTGATGAAGACTTAACTGAAGCAGTGCACTCTTTGGGAGTAAATGATATTTTGGagataaaattctttgaaaaccgGGCAAATGGCCAGTCAAAGGg GTTTGCCCTTGTTGGTGTTGGATCTGAAGCATCCTCAAAAAAGTTAATGGATCTGTTGCCTAAAAGAGAACTTCATGGTCAGAATCCTGTTGTAACTCCATGCAATAAACAGTTCCTGAGTCAATTTGAAATGCAGTCCAGGAAAA CTACACAATCAGGACAAATGTCTGGGGAAGGTAAAGCTGGTCCTCCAGGAGGCAGTTCACGTGCAGCATTTCCACAAGGTGGTAGAGGACGGGGCCGTTTTCCAGGGGCTGTTCCCGGTGGGGACAGATTTCCTGGACCAGCAGGACCAGGAGGGCCACCCCCACCTTTTCCag GAAATTTGATCAAGCATCTTGTTAAAGGAACTCGGCCTTTGTTCCTGGAAACTAGGATTCCATGGCATATGGGGCACAGCATAGAGGAAATACCCATTTTTGGCCTAAaag CTGGACAGACTCCACCACGTCCACCCTTAGGTCCTCCAGGCCCACCTGGTCCACCGGGTCCTCCACCTCCTGGTCAGGTTCTGCCTCCTCCTTTAGCTGGGCCTCCTAATCGAGGAGATCGCCCTCCACCACCAGTTCTTTTTCCTGGACAACCTTTTGGGCAGCCTCCATTGGGTCCGCTTCCTCCTGGCCCTCCACCTCCAGTTCCAGGCTACGGCCCCCCTCCTGGTCCACCACCTCCACAGCAGGGACCACCTCCACCTCCAGGCCCTTTTCCACCTCGCCCACCTGGCCCTCTTGGGCCACCCCTTACACTTGCTCCTCCTCCGCATCTTCCTGGACCAcctccaggtgccccaccaccaGCTCCACATGTGAATCCAGCTTTCTTTCCTCCACCGACTAACAGCGGCATGCCTACATCAGATAGCCGGGGTCCACCACCAACAGATCCATATGGCCGACCCCCACCATATGATAGGGGTGACTATGGGCCTCCTGGAAG ggaAATGGATACTGCAAGAACGCCATTGAGTGAAGCTGAGTTTGAAGAAATCATGAATAGAAATAGGGCAATCTCAAGCAGTGCTATTTCAAGAGCTGTGTCTGATGCCAGTGCTG GTGATTATGGGAGTGCTATTGAGACATTGGTAACTGcaatttctttaattaaacaATCCAAAGTATCTGCTGATGATCGTTGCAAAGTTCTTATTAGCTCTTTGCAAGATTGCCTTCATGGAATTGAATCCAAGTCTTATGGTTCTGGATCAAG AAGACGTGAACGATCAAGAGAGAGGGACCATAGTAGATCACGAGAAAAGAGTCGGCGTCATAAATCCCGTAGTAGAGATCGTCATGATGATTattatagagagagaagcagagaacgAGAGAGACATCGGGACCGGGACCGAGATCGGGACCGAGAACGGGACCGAGAGCGCGAGTATCGTCATCGTTAG
- the CPSF6 gene encoding cleavage and polyadenylation specificity factor subunit 6 isoform X2 → MADGVDHIDIYADVGEEFNQEAEYGGHDQIDLYDDVISPSANNGDAPEDRDYMDTLPPTVGDDVGKGAAPNVVYTYTGKRIALYIGNLTWWTTDEDLTEAVHSLGVNDILEIKFFENRANGQSKGFALVGVGSEASSKKLMDLLPKRELHGQNPVVTPCNKQFLSQFEMQSRKTTQSGQMSGEGKAGPPGGSSRAAFPQGGRGRGRFPGAVPGGDRFPGPAGPGGPPPPFPGNLIKHLVKGTRPLFLETRIPWHMGHSIEEIPIFGLKAGQTPPRPPLGPPGPPGPPGPPPPGQVLPPPLAGPPNRGDRPPPPVLFPGQPFGQPPLGPLPPGPPPPVPGYGPPPGPPPPQQGPPPPPGPFPPRPPGPLGPPLTLAPPPHLPGPPPGAPPPAPHVNPAFFPPPTNSGMPTSDSRGPPPTDPYGRPPPYDRGDYGPPGREMDTARTPLSEAEFEEIMNRNRAISSSAISRAVSDASAGDYGSAIETLVTAISLIKQSKVSADDRCKVLISSLQDCLHGIESKSYGSGSRRERSRERDHSRSREKSRRHKSRSRDRHDDYYRERSRERERHRDRDRDRDRERDREREYRHR, encoded by the exons GAGGCTGAATATGGTGGGCATGATCAGATAGATTTGTATGATGATGTCATCTCTCCATCTGCAAATAATGGAGATGCCCCAGAAGACCGTGATTACATGGATACTCTCCCACCAActgttggtgatgatgtgggTAAAGGAGCAGCACCAAATGTTGTCTATACATATACTGGAAAGAGAATTGCATTGTATATTGGAAACCTAACATGG TGGACAACTGATGAAGACTTAACTGAAGCAGTGCACTCTTTGGGAGTAAATGATATTTTGGagataaaattctttgaaaaccgGGCAAATGGCCAGTCAAAGGg GTTTGCCCTTGTTGGTGTTGGATCTGAAGCATCCTCAAAAAAGTTAATGGATCTGTTGCCTAAAAGAGAACTTCATGGTCAGAATCCTGTTGTAACTCCATGCAATAAACAGTTCCTGAGTCAATTTGAAATGCAGTCCAGGAAAA CTACACAATCAGGACAAATGTCTGGGGAAGGTAAAGCTGGTCCTCCAGGAGGCAGTTCACGTGCAGCATTTCCACAAGGTGGTAGAGGACGGGGCCGTTTTCCAGGGGCTGTTCCCGGTGGGGACAGATTTCCTGGACCAGCAGGACCAGGAGGGCCACCCCCACCTTTTCCag GAAATTTGATCAAGCATCTTGTTAAAGGAACTCGGCCTTTGTTCCTGGAAACTAGGATTCCATGGCATATGGGGCACAGCATAGAGGAAATACCCATTTTTGGCCTAAaag CTGGACAGACTCCACCACGTCCACCCTTAGGTCCTCCAGGCCCACCTGGTCCACCGGGTCCTCCACCTCCTGGTCAGGTTCTGCCTCCTCCTTTAGCTGGGCCTCCTAATCGAGGAGATCGCCCTCCACCACCAGTTCTTTTTCCTGGACAACCTTTTGGGCAGCCTCCATTGGGTCCGCTTCCTCCTGGCCCTCCACCTCCAGTTCCAGGCTACGGCCCCCCTCCTGGTCCACCACCTCCACAGCAGGGACCACCTCCACCTCCAGGCCCTTTTCCACCTCGCCCACCTGGCCCTCTTGGGCCACCCCTTACACTTGCTCCTCCTCCGCATCTTCCTGGACCAcctccaggtgccccaccaccaGCTCCACATGTGAATCCAGCTTTCTTTCCTCCACCGACTAACAGCGGCATGCCTACATCAGATAGCCGGGGTCCACCACCAACAGATCCATATGGCCGACCCCCACCATATGATAGGGGTGACTATGGGCCTCCTGGAAG ggaAATGGATACTGCAAGAACGCCATTGAGTGAAGCTGAGTTTGAAGAAATCATGAATAGAAATAGGGCAATCTCAAGCAGTGCTATTTCAAGAGCTGTGTCTGATGCCAGTGCTG GTGATTATGGGAGTGCTATTGAGACATTGGTAACTGcaatttctttaattaaacaATCCAAAGTATCTGCTGATGATCGTTGCAAAGTTCTTATTAGCTCTTTGCAAGATTGCCTTCATGGAATTGAATCCAAGTCTTATGGTTCTGGATCAAG ACGTGAACGATCAAGAGAGAGGGACCATAGTAGATCACGAGAAAAGAGTCGGCGTCATAAATCCCGTAGTAGAGATCGTCATGATGATTattatagagagagaagcagagaacgAGAGAGACATCGGGACCGGGACCGAGATCGGGACCGAGAACGGGACCGAGAGCGCGAGTATCGTCATCGTTAG
- the CPSF6 gene encoding cleavage and polyadenylation specificity factor subunit 6 isoform X4 codes for MADGVDHIDIYADVGEEFNQEAEYGGHDQIDLYDDVISPSANNGDAPEDRDYMDTLPPTVGDDVGKGAAPNVVYTYTGKRIALYIGNLTWWTTDEDLTEAVHSLGVNDILEIKFFENRANGQSKGFALVGVGSEASSKKLMDLLPKRELHGQNPVVTPCNKQFLSQFEMQSRKTTQSGQMSGEGKAGPPGGSSRAAFPQGGRGRGRFPGAVPGGDRFPGPAGPGGPPPPFPAGQTPPRPPLGPPGPPGPPGPPPPGQVLPPPLAGPPNRGDRPPPPVLFPGQPFGQPPLGPLPPGPPPPVPGYGPPPGPPPPQQGPPPPPGPFPPRPPGPLGPPLTLAPPPHLPGPPPGAPPPAPHVNPAFFPPPTNSGMPTSDSRGPPPTDPYGRPPPYDRGDYGPPGREMDTARTPLSEAEFEEIMNRNRAISSSAISRAVSDASAGDYGSAIETLVTAISLIKQSKVSADDRCKVLISSLQDCLHGIESKSYGSGSRRERSRERDHSRSREKSRRHKSRSRDRHDDYYRERSRERERHRDRDRDRDRERDREREYRHR; via the exons GAGGCTGAATATGGTGGGCATGATCAGATAGATTTGTATGATGATGTCATCTCTCCATCTGCAAATAATGGAGATGCCCCAGAAGACCGTGATTACATGGATACTCTCCCACCAActgttggtgatgatgtgggTAAAGGAGCAGCACCAAATGTTGTCTATACATATACTGGAAAGAGAATTGCATTGTATATTGGAAACCTAACATGG TGGACAACTGATGAAGACTTAACTGAAGCAGTGCACTCTTTGGGAGTAAATGATATTTTGGagataaaattctttgaaaaccgGGCAAATGGCCAGTCAAAGGg GTTTGCCCTTGTTGGTGTTGGATCTGAAGCATCCTCAAAAAAGTTAATGGATCTGTTGCCTAAAAGAGAACTTCATGGTCAGAATCCTGTTGTAACTCCATGCAATAAACAGTTCCTGAGTCAATTTGAAATGCAGTCCAGGAAAA CTACACAATCAGGACAAATGTCTGGGGAAGGTAAAGCTGGTCCTCCAGGAGGCAGTTCACGTGCAGCATTTCCACAAGGTGGTAGAGGACGGGGCCGTTTTCCAGGGGCTGTTCCCGGTGGGGACAGATTTCCTGGACCAGCAGGACCAGGAGGGCCACCCCCACCTTTTCCag CTGGACAGACTCCACCACGTCCACCCTTAGGTCCTCCAGGCCCACCTGGTCCACCGGGTCCTCCACCTCCTGGTCAGGTTCTGCCTCCTCCTTTAGCTGGGCCTCCTAATCGAGGAGATCGCCCTCCACCACCAGTTCTTTTTCCTGGACAACCTTTTGGGCAGCCTCCATTGGGTCCGCTTCCTCCTGGCCCTCCACCTCCAGTTCCAGGCTACGGCCCCCCTCCTGGTCCACCACCTCCACAGCAGGGACCACCTCCACCTCCAGGCCCTTTTCCACCTCGCCCACCTGGCCCTCTTGGGCCACCCCTTACACTTGCTCCTCCTCCGCATCTTCCTGGACCAcctccaggtgccccaccaccaGCTCCACATGTGAATCCAGCTTTCTTTCCTCCACCGACTAACAGCGGCATGCCTACATCAGATAGCCGGGGTCCACCACCAACAGATCCATATGGCCGACCCCCACCATATGATAGGGGTGACTATGGGCCTCCTGGAAG ggaAATGGATACTGCAAGAACGCCATTGAGTGAAGCTGAGTTTGAAGAAATCATGAATAGAAATAGGGCAATCTCAAGCAGTGCTATTTCAAGAGCTGTGTCTGATGCCAGTGCTG GTGATTATGGGAGTGCTATTGAGACATTGGTAACTGcaatttctttaattaaacaATCCAAAGTATCTGCTGATGATCGTTGCAAAGTTCTTATTAGCTCTTTGCAAGATTGCCTTCATGGAATTGAATCCAAGTCTTATGGTTCTGGATCAAG ACGTGAACGATCAAGAGAGAGGGACCATAGTAGATCACGAGAAAAGAGTCGGCGTCATAAATCCCGTAGTAGAGATCGTCATGATGATTattatagagagagaagcagagaacgAGAGAGACATCGGGACCGGGACCGAGATCGGGACCGAGAACGGGACCGAGAGCGCGAGTATCGTCATCGTTAG
- the CPSF6 gene encoding cleavage and polyadenylation specificity factor subunit 6 isoform X3, with protein sequence MADGVDHIDIYADVGEEFNQEAEYGGHDQIDLYDDVISPSANNGDAPEDRDYMDTLPPTVGDDVGKGAAPNVVYTYTGKRIALYIGNLTWWTTDEDLTEAVHSLGVNDILEIKFFENRANGQSKGFALVGVGSEASSKKLMDLLPKRELHGQNPVVTPCNKQFLSQFEMQSRKTTQSGQMSGEGKAGPPGGSSRAAFPQGGRGRGRFPGAVPGGDRFPGPAGPGGPPPPFPAGQTPPRPPLGPPGPPGPPGPPPPGQVLPPPLAGPPNRGDRPPPPVLFPGQPFGQPPLGPLPPGPPPPVPGYGPPPGPPPPQQGPPPPPGPFPPRPPGPLGPPLTLAPPPHLPGPPPGAPPPAPHVNPAFFPPPTNSGMPTSDSRGPPPTDPYGRPPPYDRGDYGPPGREMDTARTPLSEAEFEEIMNRNRAISSSAISRAVSDASAGDYGSAIETLVTAISLIKQSKVSADDRCKVLISSLQDCLHGIESKSYGSGSRRRERSRERDHSRSREKSRRHKSRSRDRHDDYYRERSRERERHRDRDRDRDRERDREREYRHR encoded by the exons GAGGCTGAATATGGTGGGCATGATCAGATAGATTTGTATGATGATGTCATCTCTCCATCTGCAAATAATGGAGATGCCCCAGAAGACCGTGATTACATGGATACTCTCCCACCAActgttggtgatgatgtgggTAAAGGAGCAGCACCAAATGTTGTCTATACATATACTGGAAAGAGAATTGCATTGTATATTGGAAACCTAACATGG TGGACAACTGATGAAGACTTAACTGAAGCAGTGCACTCTTTGGGAGTAAATGATATTTTGGagataaaattctttgaaaaccgGGCAAATGGCCAGTCAAAGGg GTTTGCCCTTGTTGGTGTTGGATCTGAAGCATCCTCAAAAAAGTTAATGGATCTGTTGCCTAAAAGAGAACTTCATGGTCAGAATCCTGTTGTAACTCCATGCAATAAACAGTTCCTGAGTCAATTTGAAATGCAGTCCAGGAAAA CTACACAATCAGGACAAATGTCTGGGGAAGGTAAAGCTGGTCCTCCAGGAGGCAGTTCACGTGCAGCATTTCCACAAGGTGGTAGAGGACGGGGCCGTTTTCCAGGGGCTGTTCCCGGTGGGGACAGATTTCCTGGACCAGCAGGACCAGGAGGGCCACCCCCACCTTTTCCag CTGGACAGACTCCACCACGTCCACCCTTAGGTCCTCCAGGCCCACCTGGTCCACCGGGTCCTCCACCTCCTGGTCAGGTTCTGCCTCCTCCTTTAGCTGGGCCTCCTAATCGAGGAGATCGCCCTCCACCACCAGTTCTTTTTCCTGGACAACCTTTTGGGCAGCCTCCATTGGGTCCGCTTCCTCCTGGCCCTCCACCTCCAGTTCCAGGCTACGGCCCCCCTCCTGGTCCACCACCTCCACAGCAGGGACCACCTCCACCTCCAGGCCCTTTTCCACCTCGCCCACCTGGCCCTCTTGGGCCACCCCTTACACTTGCTCCTCCTCCGCATCTTCCTGGACCAcctccaggtgccccaccaccaGCTCCACATGTGAATCCAGCTTTCTTTCCTCCACCGACTAACAGCGGCATGCCTACATCAGATAGCCGGGGTCCACCACCAACAGATCCATATGGCCGACCCCCACCATATGATAGGGGTGACTATGGGCCTCCTGGAAG ggaAATGGATACTGCAAGAACGCCATTGAGTGAAGCTGAGTTTGAAGAAATCATGAATAGAAATAGGGCAATCTCAAGCAGTGCTATTTCAAGAGCTGTGTCTGATGCCAGTGCTG GTGATTATGGGAGTGCTATTGAGACATTGGTAACTGcaatttctttaattaaacaATCCAAAGTATCTGCTGATGATCGTTGCAAAGTTCTTATTAGCTCTTTGCAAGATTGCCTTCATGGAATTGAATCCAAGTCTTATGGTTCTGGATCAAG AAGACGTGAACGATCAAGAGAGAGGGACCATAGTAGATCACGAGAAAAGAGTCGGCGTCATAAATCCCGTAGTAGAGATCGTCATGATGATTattatagagagagaagcagagaacgAGAGAGACATCGGGACCGGGACCGAGATCGGGACCGAGAACGGGACCGAGAGCGCGAGTATCGTCATCGTTAG